The following are encoded together in the Candidatus Hinthialibacter antarcticus genome:
- a CDS encoding ABC transporter ATP-binding protein produces MVEPCARLSIEELEFQYDQSEWRLYAQSFQANAGEIIAIIGPNGSGKSTLLRLASGVIHSHAAIKINGQRLQKMERREVARHLAYLPQDPESEYDYLVSEIVSLGRYAHAGAGGFLSEQDCKVMQDCMASTEISGLQTRRLSQLSGGEKRRVFLASVLAQEPTILLLDEPTTALDPHHQIRFFNILLDLAKNGITVLAATHDINLASHFCKRIVLMDEGKIAADGTPEAVLTEHYLHRVYGEDLLLAQHPQTGRPVIFPRIMEASH; encoded by the coding sequence ATGGTTGAACCGTGCGCCCGTCTCTCAATTGAGGAGTTAGAGTTTCAATATGACCAAAGCGAATGGCGGTTGTACGCACAATCGTTCCAAGCAAACGCGGGCGAAATCATTGCCATCATCGGCCCGAATGGTTCGGGCAAAAGTACGCTGTTGCGCCTGGCCTCCGGGGTCATACATTCACACGCAGCAATCAAAATAAATGGGCAGCGGTTGCAAAAAATGGAACGGCGCGAAGTGGCCCGGCATCTGGCGTATTTACCGCAAGACCCCGAAAGCGAATATGATTATCTCGTAAGCGAGATTGTTTCATTGGGGCGTTATGCCCATGCGGGAGCAGGCGGTTTTTTAAGCGAACAAGACTGCAAGGTTATGCAAGATTGCATGGCTTCGACAGAAATTTCCGGTTTGCAAACTCGACGCCTCTCTCAACTATCGGGCGGCGAAAAACGGCGCGTATTTCTTGCGTCGGTTCTCGCGCAAGAACCGACCATTTTGTTACTCGATGAACCCACAACGGCGCTTGATCCACACCATCAGATACGGTTTTTTAATATTCTTCTCGACTTAGCGAAGAACGGTATCACCGTCTTGGCGGCGACGCATGACATTAATTTAGCATCGCATTTTTGCAAGCGTATTGTGCTCATGGACGAAGGAAAAATCGCCGCCGACGGAACGCCGGAAGCCGTCTTAACCGAACACTATCTCCATCGCGTCTATGGCGAAGATTTACTGCTCGCTCAGCATCCCCAAACAGGGCGCCCGG
- a CDS encoding helical backbone metal receptor: MNRSVVAFIVLLIIGAVLSFSLQYYQSNHTSRKASPGGAFPSRIICAAPSAVEIVFALDCGDRVVGVSDFVAYPPEAVDKPLIGGYFNPNYERILSMKADLLILQGESEKLTLFCKDNQIQLLRIDMTDIETILNDVRRVGKTLGVNENAAALIQTMQERLDNVKKQASEIQPKPNVFISLGRKSSALSNITTCGGGTFLSELLTLAGGENTFGDLGDEYPQISLEAITKREPEVILDFQLENTRDAAKAALDWQSASLLPAVENQRVYAVTESFFLIPGPRMPQAAERLVELIHG, translated from the coding sequence ATGAACCGTTCTGTCGTTGCATTTATCGTTTTACTCATCATCGGCGCGGTATTATCCTTCTCATTACAATACTATCAGTCGAACCACACCTCACGCAAAGCCTCTCCCGGCGGCGCGTTTCCGTCCCGCATTATTTGCGCGGCGCCGAGCGCGGTTGAAATTGTTTTTGCGTTGGATTGCGGCGACCGGGTTGTTGGAGTCAGCGACTTTGTGGCCTACCCGCCTGAAGCAGTCGATAAGCCGCTCATCGGCGGATATTTCAACCCAAACTACGAACGCATTCTCTCTATGAAAGCGGACTTGTTGATCCTGCAAGGCGAAAGCGAAAAACTCACGCTGTTTTGCAAGGACAACCAGATTCAATTATTACGCATTGATATGACCGACATCGAAACGATATTGAATGACGTTCGCCGCGTAGGTAAAACTCTCGGCGTTAATGAAAACGCAGCCGCGCTCATTCAAACCATGCAGGAGCGCTTAGACAACGTCAAAAAACAGGCATCCGAAATTCAACCAAAACCGAACGTATTTATATCATTAGGCCGAAAATCCAGCGCCTTGAGCAATATCACCACCTGCGGCGGCGGGACATTTTTAAGTGAATTGCTTACGCTTGCGGGCGGCGAGAACACCTTCGGCGACTTGGGCGACGAATATCCTCAAATCTCACTCGAAGCAATTACGAAGCGCGAGCCTGAGGTCATTTTGGATTTTCAATTAGAAAACACGCGAGATGCAGCCAAGGCCGCGTTAGACTGGCAGAGCGCCTCCTTGCTGCCCGCCGTCGAAAACCAACGCGTGTATGCGGTGACCGAATCGTTCTTTTTGATTCCCGGCCCGCGAATGCCGCAAGCGGCGGAGAGATTGGTAGAACTCATTCATGGTTGA